Below is a window of Dictyostelium discoideum AX4 chromosome 1 chromosome, whole genome shotgun sequence DNA.
gaatcaatttaatataatttaattcgataaaactaaaatagataatttacaaaaaaagaaaagagtagatatatatacatatagtTTGGAacacaaattttaaaataatagataatttggatgttttttatttatttagatttttttttttttttttttttttttttttttttttttttttttctttacttGGTCAAAAGAAATCTACtagtttaatttattttgtgtAAACGAGATCAGTGATTGAGAAAATTGCTGGTTCTGAACCTTTAGTAATATAACCGAAAGTGAATGTGGTGTTAAATGCTAAACCGATTTGTGAAATGTATTGTGGGAAATGTAATTTTGCATGTTGTAAATCTTTTGGAATTGCTTCTACAAAGTCTAATTTCCAAAGATCAGATCTTCTTTGAATGTTAAAATTGGATTCTGGTATTATAGTTGCATCATAAACCATTGATGTTCCAGTATTGGTTACAGTAGCAACATAGATAGAATAAGATATATCTTGATCAGTCCATGTtgaatttttcatttgaGAAATTGTTAATTGCATTGCTTGATTTTCACCATAAACTGCAAATGAAAACATTGCAATCATAAaagtaattaataaaatatgtttgatcatcatttttaataattttcttttttttatttttttttatttaagatctttaattaaattttaatttttaatgtttttaagAAATAAGTAATTTtactttgttttttttttttaatgatttagagaaaaaaaaaaattcttaaatagtttttttttttttttttttttaaataataaataaaaaaattcttatattattatttacaagttttaaaataattaatgtaaaatatataaaatatttataaaaatagtatGCATAATGGCAGTATAATGATATAATACCActtaaaaaagtataaatttttaaaaaaaaaatgaaaatgtgGTAAAAAGtggtaaaaatgattaatatgattaaattaatgattaaaaaaaaaaaatttggtaaaAACTAAATTGTAATGTGAAAATTGGTGAcctattgtttttaataataattaattgtatttttttttttttttttttttttgtattaaatcattttttattacttatttgttttaaatgagttaaaaaaaaaaaaaaaaaaatagaataaaatataaaaggatttttaaaaaaaaaaactgaataattaaatttgaaaaaaaaaaaaaaaacgaaccCGATCCAACTAGTGAGAACAAGTTTTTGtaagaaattcaaatttattttgaatatatttttttttttttttttttattttggctTACCCACAAACAATTacattatataaaattttattagataaataaaaaaaaaaaaaaaaataagaaatgaATAGATATTATCTAAACATTGATTTAAGGCTGATATggataatttcaaaaactcatttttggtattaaaatagataatatggacattacaaatttatttggtttttttttttttttttttttttactttgtCAAAAGAAATCTACtgtttcaatttattttgtgTAAACGAGATCAGTGATTGAGAAAATTGCTGGTTCTGAACCTTTAGTAATATAACCGAAAGTGAATGTGGTGTTAAATGCTAAACCGATTTGTGAAATGTATTGTGGGAAATGTAATTTTGCATGTTGTAAATCTTTTGGAATTGCTTCTACAAAGTCTAATTTCCATAGATCAGATCTTCTTTGAATGTTGAAATTGGATTCTGGTATTATAGTTGCATCATAAACCATTGATGTTCCAGTATTGATTACAGTAGCAACATAGATAGAATAAGATATATCTTGATCAGTCCATGTGGAATTTTTCATTTGAGAAATTGTTAATTGCATTGCTTGATTCTCACCATAAACTGCGAATGAAAACATTGCAATCATAAaagtaattaataaaatatgtttgatcatcatttttagtataattatttttttttttttatttaagatctttaattaaaatttgatttttaatgtttttaagAAATAAGTAATTTtactttgttttttttttttaatgatttaaagaaaaaaaaaaaattaaatagtatttttctttttttttttttttttttttttttttttttttttttttttttaaaaaaaaataaaaaaattcttatattgctatttacaaattttaaaataataaatgcacaatagaaaaatatttattaaaatggtATGCATACTGGCAGTATAatgatataataatattacttaaaaaagtataaatatttaataaaataaaaatgtggtaaaaatgattaatatgattaaattaatgataaaaaaaaaaaatttataaaaattaaattgtaaaatgaaaatataaaaaattggtGACCTTTTGCTTATATTAATAacttattgtatttttttatttttggattaattaattatttatttgtgtaAATGAGTTAAAGcgagtaaaaaaaaaaaaaaaaaaaaaaaaaaaaaaagatgaacaTATCAAaggattttaaaaaaaaaacctgaaaattaaatttgagaaataaaaataactcCACCCAACCAATGAGAACAAATTTCTGTAAGAAACccaaatttattttggattttttttttgtgattcAATAAACAAtgaacattttatttttgtattgcataaaactttaatagataattaaaaaaaaaaaaaaaaaaaaatgaatagatATTATCTAAACATTGATTTAAGGCTGATATggataatttcaaaaactcatttttggtattaaaatagataatatggacattacaaatttatttggtttttttttttttttttttttttactttgcCAAAAGAAATCTactgttttaatttattttgtgtAAACGAGATCAGTGATTGAAAAAATTGCTGGTTCTGAACCTTTAGTAATGTAACCGAAAGTGAATGTGGTGTTAAATGCTAAACCGATTTGTGAAATGTATTGTGGGAAATGTAATTTTGCATGTTGTAAATCTTTTGGAATTGCTTCTACAAAGTCTAATTTCCATAGATCGGATCTTCTTTGAATGTTGAAATTGGATTCTGGTGTTATAGTTGCATCATAAACCATTGATGTTCCAGTATTGATTACAGTAGCAACATAGATAGAATAAGATATATCTTGATCAGTCCATGTtgaatttttcatttgaGAAATTGTTAATTGCATTGCTTGATTTTCACCATAAACTGCAAATGAAAACATTACAATCATAAaagtaattaataaaatatgttTGATCATTTTAagtataatttgttttttatttaagatctttaattaaatattaatttttaatgtttttaagAAATAAGTAATTTtactttgttttttttttaatgatttaaagaaaaaaaaaaatctcttaaataggatttttttttttttttttttttttttaaataataaatagaaaaattcttatattattatttacaaattttaaaattataaatatacaataaaaattttaatagaaaTAGTATGCATAATGGCAGTATAATGATATTATATAatgatattttataataccacttaaaaaagtataaaatttttataaaataaaaatgttgtAAAAAGtggtaaaaatgattaatatgactaaaaaaaaaaaatttataaaaattaaattgtaaaGTGAAAACTTTAAAATGGGTAACCTATcgtttataataataattaattgtatttttttttttttttttttttttaattaattattaatttgtttaaatgagtgaaaaaaataaaaaaaaaaaaaaaaaaataggtgAACAAAtctgtttttaaaaaaaaacctgaaaattaaatttgaaaaataaaaataagaaatccaattttttttttttgaatatccAAAAACAAAGACACATTTTATCTTGGTATTGTATAAAACTTTAatagataattttaaaaaaaaaaaaaaaatatgaatagATATTATCTAAACATTGATTTAAGGCTTATATggataatttcaaaaactcATTTTTGGTATTAAAATAGATAATATAGACgttacaaatttatttggtttttttttttttttttttttttttttttttttacttggCCAAAAGAAATCTactgttttaatttattttgtgtAAACGAGATCAGTGATTGAGAAAATTGCTGGTTCTAAACCTTTAGTAATATAACCGAAAGTGAATGTGGTGTTAAATGCTAAACCGATTTGTGAAATGTATTGTGGGAAATGTAATTTTGCATGTTGTAAATCTTTTGGAATTGCTTCTACAAAGTCTAATTTCCAAAGATCAGATCTTCTTTGAATGTTGAAATTGGATTCTGGTGTTATAGTTGCATCATAAACCATTGATGTTCCAGTATTGGTTACAGTAGCAACATAGATAGAATAAGATATATCTTGATCAGTCCATGTtgaatttttcatttgaGAAATTGTTAATTGCATTGCTTGATTTTCACCGTATACTGCGAATGAAAACATTGCAATCATAAaagtaattaataaaatatttttgatcatcatttttgataggtttttttttagattttttattaaagtttaattgtttttaagaAATAAGTAATTTtactttgtttttttttttttaatgatttaaagaaaaaaaaaaatttcttaaatagttatttttttttttttttttttttataaataatttcttgttataattatttacaaattttaaaataattaatgtaaaatatataaaatatttatagaaATAGTATATGCATGATGGCAGTATAatgatatttaaataaaattgtggTAAAAAGtggtaaaaatgattaatatgattaaaaaaaaaaaaaaaaaaaattaccaaaaaaattaataaaaactaaattgTAGAGTGAAAAATGGGTGACATATcgtttataataaaaataaattgcatgtttaaataaaataataataaaaaaagaaaattttgaataaataaaaaagatatataaatatttcaacTTTACACaaacaaatataatatagtttaaaaactaataaatttttGGTGTATATATGAGAATtaacttctttttttttttttttttttttttgttaaagaaataaaacaataattatttggaAAATTCCAAAATCAATTTGGAATTTGGaaatatcaaaatattttagcTATTGACTTAGAACATTACTAAAaccaattgaatatttttggtagtggaaatattaaaataattatatttaatgataatttaatttttataaccATGCACTTCCTCACAACAAAATGTATatgaatgaattaaaaaaaaaaaaataaaaaaattatttaaagttgaCACCAAATTGGGACATTATAgttggaaaaataaaaaagattacGAGGTGATTCTAGCTTgcttatttaaaaaaaaaaaataataaaaaaaaaaataaaaaataaaaataaaaaaaatatctcaaGTATGCGACGTTAGAATAATGCGTGCCCCGTGAAAAAAAGAGTattgttttttcaaaaaaaaaaaattcaaaaaaaattaaaaattaaaaaaaaaattccaaacTTAGATTCTATCTTGATAAAAATCCCTCGTAGttgtattttctttttttcccatcatttatttttatttttttttatttttttttttttattttattttttttttttttattttgccTCTACTTTCTAATTAGCTCttaataaatttctttcTAAATTTCAATATTGAGCAATTGCTATGATTGAaaatatctaattttttttccttttttttacaaCATTGTTTCACCAACAggcaaaattttttaaaaaaggattaagaaaaaaaaaaaaaaaaaaaaatttttaccattaatgttaaataaaaagttttatttaacaaataaataaaaactaaataacatataaataaataataataatttaaattcttgtatatatataaaataaaataaaataaaataaaataaaataaaataaaataaaataaaataaatataaaataaaatataaataaaataaatataaaataaataaatataaaatgaaaatatttaataaattaatatttttaataattcaatgtatattaataataagtGTAACAAATGCTCAAGTTGATTGTGGTGGTACGGATAATCCATATCCAATTTATAATGAATTAccagttttaataaatcaaactACCTATGgcaaattatataaaattggtCCAcctgataatttaataaatataatagaATTATATGGTACCCCATATCAAAGAGGTTTAGCACAAggtcaattattaaaatctgaaattaatgatatttttGATAACTTTTTTGGTTATATTACAGTCATGGTAAATGAATTAGTTACAAAAGtttgtattaatttaattttatttttaattttatttaataaatttaatattgacttttttttttttataataaaaataataataatagtatgcAGATTATTTACCAAAATTTTTAGTTGATGCACTTGAAGAGGGTGGTGTTGGATTAGCATTAGATATTACAGCAGATTTAACAAAGAAATATAcaccaaaatcattttttgaaGAAATGCAAGGTATTGCTGATGGAAGTGGTATTGaatataaaacaattttaaggtaattattataattatatttatatatttatttatttattaattattaattattaatttttttttttttttttttaaaaacaattagatTACATATGTTCccagaattaattaaagcaGCTTGTTCAATGGTTGGTGCATATAATTCAGCAACACTTAATAAAGGATTATTACAATTACGAGCATTAGATTTTGGATTTGATCCAATGAATCCATTAAGACTTCATCCAACAGTAATGATTTATCATCCAGAATCAGTTAGTGcaggtggtgatggtggtcaTGAATTTGCTACATTATCATGGGCAGGATTTTTAGGTACTCTTACTGGTTATAGTCAACATGTTGGTATTTGTGAAAAATATTGGTTTGGTTATAATGGCACAAGTTCACGTGAAGGTATTCCATTCCATTTCTTATTACGTGAGATTATTCAATTtgatgaatcaattgatgagGCATTAAATCGTATTATTAATGCTGATAGAACTTGCTCGGTTTTCATGGGTTTAGGTAGTAATCAAACTAATACTTTTAAAGCAGTCGAATATTCTTATGAATACGTTAGAGTATTTGATGATCAAACTCCATTCCCATCCTATGTTCCAACTCCTTCTGCTCATCCAGTAATTCAAGATGTAGTTTATATTGATAAATTCGTCCAACCAAGTAATCACCAATGTTTAGCTTCAGTTCTTCAAAAATCACTTGGTTCAATTGATGTAACCTCTTTAATCAATGCTGCCGCTCAATTACAAACTGGTGATATTCATATTGGTATCTATGAttatcaacaaaatcaaatgtaTGTTAGTGTTGGTACTCAATCTGGTCCATATCCACCACCTTCAAATTTCACTATAGTTCCAGCATATGCCAGacaatttattcaaattgatttaaattcattttttaatcaataaataaattaaaaaaaaaaaaaaaaaaaaattgattcaaattcgttttcaattt
It encodes the following:
- a CDS encoding cellulose-binding domain-containing protein, coding for MMIKHILLITFMIAMFSFAVYGENQAMQLTISQMKNSTWTDQDISYSIYVATVINTGTSMVYDATIIPESNFNIQRRSDLWKLDFVEAIPKDLQHAKLHFPQYISQIGLAFNTTFTFGYITKGSEPAIFSITDLVYTK
- the dcd1A gene encoding acid N-acylsphingosine amidohydrolase-like protein, which gives rise to MKIFNKLIFLIIQCILIISVTNAQVDCGGTDNPYPIYNELPVLINQTTYGKLYKIGPPDNLINIIELYGTPYQRGLAQGQLLKSEINDIFDNFFGYITVMVNELVTKYADYLPKFLVDALEEGGVGLALDITADLTKKYTPKSFFEEMQGIADGSGIEYKTILRLHMFPELIKAACSMVGAYNSATLNKGLLQLRALDFGFDPMNPLRLHPTVMIYHPESVSAGGDGGHEFATLSWAGFLGTLTGYSQHVGICEKYWFGYNGTSSREGIPFHFLLREIIQFDESIDEALNRIINADRTCSVFMGLGSNQTNTFKAVEYSYEYVRVFDDQTPFPSYVPTPSAHPVIQDVVYIDKFVQPSNHQCLASVLQKSLGSIDVTSLINAAAQLQTGDIHIGIYDYQQNQMYVSVGTQSGPYPPPSNFTIVPAYARQFIQIDLNSFFNQ
- a CDS encoding cellulose-binding domain-containing protein, which codes for MMIKNILLITFMIAMFSFAVYGENQAMQLTISQMKNSTWTDQDISYSIYVATVTNTGTSMVYDATITPESNFNIQRRSDLWKLDFVEAIPKDLQHAKLHFPQYISQIGLAFNTTFTFGYITKGLEPAIFSITDLVYTK
- a CDS encoding cellulose-binding domain-containing protein yields the protein MFSFAVYGENQAMQLTISQMKNSTWTDQDISYSIYVATVINTGTSMVYDATITPESNFNIQRRSDLWKLDFVEAIPKDLQHAKLHFPQYISQIGLAFNTTFTFGYITKGSEPAIFSITDLVYTK
- a CDS encoding cellulose-binding domain-containing protein — protein: MMIKHILLITFMIAMFSFAVYGENQAMQLTISQMKNSTWTDQDISYSIYVATVTNTGTSMVYDATIIPESNFNIQRRSDLWKLDFVEAIPKDLQHAKLHFPQYISQIGLAFNTTFTFGYITKGSEPAIFSITDLVYTK